From Mangifera indica cultivar Alphonso unplaced genomic scaffold, CATAS_Mindica_2.1 Un_0001, whole genome shotgun sequence, the proteins below share one genomic window:
- the LOC123205076 gene encoding mitochondrial inner membrane protease subunit 2-like isoform X2, with the protein MASHSFLWSFGKKVFTFGLIGLTVSDRYASILPVRGASMAPTFNPRADSFVGSLSDDYVLVEKFCLGNYKFSHGDVIVFRSPHNHKEKHVKRIIGSPGDWIGTHSSYDVVKVLDGHCRVEGDNPSSSMESRTYGPRAVLGRFLWA; encoded by the exons ATGGCATCTCACAGCTTTTTATGGAGCTTTGGTAAGAAGGTCTTCACATTCGGACTCATAGGCCTTACTGTTTCAGATCGTTATGCTAGCATTCTTCCGGTACGCGGCGCATCTATGGCACCAACCTTTAATCCTAGAGCTGATTCTTTTGTGGGATCATTATCTG ATGACTATGTTCTAGTTGAGAAATTTTGTCTGGGAAATTACAAGTTTTCACATGGAGATGTGATTGTTTTTCG ATCACCTCACAATCACAAAGAGAAACATGTGAAGAGAATTATTGGTTCGCCAGGTGACTGGATTGGAACTCACAGTTCTTATGATGTTGTGAAGGTTCTGGATGGACATTGTCGGGTCGAGGGAGACAATCCTTCTTCTAGCATGGAGTCAAGAACTTATGGCCCA CGAGCTGTTCTTGGCAGATTCCTTTGGGCCTAG
- the LOC123205076 gene encoding mitochondrial inner membrane protease subunit 2-like isoform X1, which produces MASHSFLWSFGKKVFTFGLIGLTVSDRYASILPVRGASMAPTFNPRADSFVGSLSDDYVLVEKFCLGNYKFSHGDVIVFRSPHNHKEKHVKRIIGSPGDWIGTHSSYDVVKVLDGHCRVEGDNPSSSMESRTYGPIPLGLVQGRITHIVWPPQRLGAVKRNIYADRLSSS; this is translated from the exons ATGGCATCTCACAGCTTTTTATGGAGCTTTGGTAAGAAGGTCTTCACATTCGGACTCATAGGCCTTACTGTTTCAGATCGTTATGCTAGCATTCTTCCGGTACGCGGCGCATCTATGGCACCAACCTTTAATCCTAGAGCTGATTCTTTTGTGGGATCATTATCTG ATGACTATGTTCTAGTTGAGAAATTTTGTCTGGGAAATTACAAGTTTTCACATGGAGATGTGATTGTTTTTCG ATCACCTCACAATCACAAAGAGAAACATGTGAAGAGAATTATTGGTTCGCCAGGTGACTGGATTGGAACTCACAGTTCTTATGATGTTGTGAAGGTTCTGGATGGACATTGTCGGGTCGAGGGAGACAATCCTTCTTCTAGCATGGAGTCAAGAACTTATGGCCCA ATTCCTTTGGGCCTAGTTCAAGGAAGGATCACCCATATTGTATGGCCTCCTCAAAGACTAGGAGCAGTCAAGAGAAATATTTATGCAGACAGACTTTCTTCTTCCTAA